The following is a genomic window from Neodiprion lecontei isolate iyNeoLeco1 chromosome 4, iyNeoLeco1.1, whole genome shotgun sequence.
AATAACGAATTTAAAAGAAgtcaaaaaaataacaaaaaagaaaaaaaaacgtaaggtGTTTAGTGTAAACCATCGCAAAGAGATATTGCTCGGTTTTGGCTGTTATATTATTAGATACATATGATACAATATATGTCATGAACGGAAAAGAACGTGTTTCATATTAACGAGTTGATTCTTTTAAAACATTATCCCATATGAGTTCATGATACCGTGTCTTAATATCAACGAGGATACTTACAAGAATATTTCTCCAAGTGCTAAAGCGAATGGACTTGCTCGTAACATCGACGCATCAAAGAAAGATTACATTTTGTTCAGCttccaaataaataaaaattacaataaccGCGTATAATTTTCGTACATTTCTTAATTGTGATTTGAGTTTAAGGTACGAACGTTTAGAAGATGCTACATTACTTAATGACTTCATTGTATTTGTTgacgtataaaataataactgCGCAACCTGAGCTGCGAGGTAATGATGAAACatttaaaagaaaagataaaaactCTGTCTACATCCGCAACATTTAATTTCAACAACAATCTCACTTCGGtaggaatagaaaaaaaaaaaataaagaaatgagagaaaaaaaaatatacagattttattaaaagtttACAATTATTACTCTATACATTTATTaaaagttattaaaaaaaaagaaaaaaaaaagaagaagatattTGATAAAGTAAATCCCACTGACttaagtaaattcaaaaaaagaagaagaatgaaaaacgaaaaaaaaattgatccgcAGTTagataatatttgaaaaaaaatatttatttaggtaataaataaaaaaaaaaaaaaattatagatcgGTGAACTCGCAACCGCAATTCGAGAGttatagatatattatatacatatatacctataaatcCTATACACACCACACTTTCGATGTATCGAAAAGAATTCTTCGGCAGTTTTATGAAAACCTATACACTTAAGTATATTGACCGTCATTTGTTAGTCCTATTGTGCCAAGAATATTATtctatatttttgttttaattttgttcTTTTGTTTATCGAAGTTCTTCTATAGCTGTTATCACAAACTGCTGATAcattcgcgatttttttttttttatgttatagagaacataattatattaaattaagGACAATTaagataaatattataaatataatataaaaacaaattatacatatagattaCACTGTCGAAATCGCGactttataatatacatttacatattaCAATTGATGACTGAGCGCGCTTTAGGTTTACACATGCATTTTTCAtgcaaattgaaatatattattaactTGTGCGTTACTGATTGTTTGAAAAGACTTACGACTACTACGTGAAAACCGTTGTGGGTGCGTCGAatcgtttgagaaaaaattttgccaaacCGGACttacatacatgtattatagTATAAAATCTTTCACAGCATTTCTTCGAAAATAAATCAGTAAAATTTCCCTGACTATTGCTACCTGGAGGTTGAAAATCATCTTGGATAACAGAAGAACTCTGCGAAAGAATTCATCGTCAGAGAGATCAGTTCCAACTGTTTAATAACGTGGTCTACAGCCAAGCATCTTGGCGATGAGCTTAATTACTATTGCTGTCGGATCTATTCAAAGGCAatagggaaaaaattgaaaattttcctaactaataaataaatttgatcagtaaagaaagtgaaaatttagCTTTAACTGTATCGTAATATAAACTTAGGCGTTGTCTTCGTTTTAATAACAGTTGTCAAATGTTGAATGAGGCATGGAAATTGTAGGAACACGTGGGATAAAGAACAATTCATGATGGTTTTGTCATAGCTAGTAAAGCTTGTAAAtactttttaaacaataacaatattgtagccgtttaatttatttcttctttttcttttcttctttttctttaatcGCTAGACTTTAAATAACATTTGTCATCCAGCACGTACACTTCTATTGCAAACCATGATCGATCACACGATATCTATAATTCATGACGAGTCGTCCTGGGAGCGTCAAACAATAAATTGCGTATAAATAGGCAAAACTGCATTTGCTCAATAAAAGTAACAACCGAAACGCAGCaagtattataataatatataattaccCTACACGTATGTATGATTGAGATCGCTCGTCGAATTTATTGATTATGTATGTTTAATGACGAATTAATATATGTGTGAACTCTGCAGATTTACCGGATGAACTTTCGTCATTTCGGGTAAATTAAGTATAGTTATACTATGTATACATCAGAGTTTCACACCGCGAAATCGCAAGTATCACGTATCATGAATATACAGAATTATTAACTGTCGTTGAATGCACtaatttgtattatacataaaaaCACATAACATGtatatgaatgaaattttcatagaaCAATTAATTactcgaaattaatttttagcaaaataataataaagataaaaaaattaattaaaaaaacttttaaaaaaaaaaaaaaaaaaaaaaacgaaaaaacaaaaacggataagaaatatatgtaggcaaatttttagctcaattCTCAAAGGCCATTTTAATTACATGCAATGAATCGCATGATAATATACTATAATCAAGTATACTGGTTACAGAATTTAAAAACGTTTTTAGGTAAGAAGTttaattcgaatgaaaattcatattttacatttttaaacatcttttaacgatttaaagtatttGTTACAACCGTTATTAATTTTGGTATTTATAATACTATTAGCAATGTTATGCAATTCGGTTACGTTACacaaaattgtcaaattattatatgtacaatacGTATGTTTCATTATAAATCCTGAGCAACTTAAAAGCGCTTAAACTTGTACGACGAATCGAAAAAAGGACAAAATCTAAAGCTGTCCAAGTCTCgagatttatattatttacaattaatttacaTTTCAAAGTCTTTTTTTATAGTGGAGAACGAGAACGAAGCATTTGACATTGCCaaaacattgaatttatttctttttgaaaaaacgaacacCGTCACCGAACTTACAAtaacgtattatacatacgtacaagCGTAGTaagattaattttatttgaaaggCCTATACGTAGTGCAcaatcattcatttttcactttgagGATCATAGCTGAACGTTTTATGTTTCATGTTTCTCTGATCGTTATTCGTCGTTATCAGAAATTTCCCTCTGTATCAATCGGCGTTGAATCGTTAAGATCGTTGATAACATAATCATCAACTTGAAGAAGTTGACTGCAGTTGTAACAAATATTGATGAACAAATCCGGCGtattaatatgtataataatagcTACCTAAAAAATATGGGTATTTGATTAATTTGGTTCTCtgtatgaaaattgtaaaatatttcaatttagaCACTCGTTATTCATTGATATTTAACTTGTACAAAGCTAATTTCTGGTGCATGCCTGTTTGCTCCTCGAAACACGGCCAATCCCCAACCattgtatttaattatattccgTTTATTTATTGGTAAACACTTTATGTAGAGACATCAGGCTATCGGAAGATTATTGCAGGTATTCACACGAACCTGTGAGTTTCAAGTAATTAGCTAAATATTAATAAGCGATCGAACATTACGTAATAAGCAGAGAaggtttttcttttcgcttATTTTGCTCATATTCGTATTGATTTGTTGTTTCTATcgtataattaataatgattatatgcattgtaattttttccgaCTATCATATACGCCAAATATGAATTGACTTGTTACATTTGTAAATGTTTGTaagtaatatataataaaataatcaattaataaccACTACATTGCATTGTTGATGCGCATCTGTCATCAATACTAAAAACACACCTTACATACAACGAATAAAGAAAATCGTGTCATTGTCAAATTTAACAATGATTTTGTCATTCATTTCCTTCAATAAACTACGACTGATAAGACATAATTGGATCATTCGCTGAAATGAATCGTGGTTTTTATCctaagaattgaaaaatctacgATTGTTGATCGAGGAAGTGTGAACAAActgagaaaatgaagaagtaAGAAggaaatcgaataaaatggTAGCAGTTTTTCAAGGTAAGAAAGTCTAATTCATTCTCGTTGTTCCAGAATCGTGCACTCGTACACAATTAAGATGCGTTTTCATACGTTTTTATTACCGTAATGCATAGTtcatactaaaaatatttcgttgtGTCCAGAGCGTTTCTTCTGGacaataaacaataataaaaaagatgtCGATACTTGATTCAATTCAACGCTTTACATGTATAACGATTGAGCACGTATCAAGAGTTACAACCGATAAACGTAATATTCctctgccgttggtcctacgctcttgtTGGTTTTGCTTTTGTATTCCTCAGGGTCCAATTTAGAGTACATGCTCAGATTAGACCTTATGGTACGCATCCACGAAAACACATGGTACAGTGGATAAGAATCTATTGCATTTCAAATTCAGACGTAAAAATCATAGAAATCTTTGGTGCCTTTAATTTACTCGAATGCTACTTGTGGGTTGTAGACCCATTGTTCATCGTAACTGATTTGTTGTTCAAAAAACTCAGGAATAAACATTGTTTACGAAACATatctttattcatttattcggaATTCACACttcatgtaaataaatttatgatACCGCTTGCAAGATCCGACATGCTAAGGCTGGAATAACTTTTACAAAACTATAATTCCGGAGCACagcttgtttttcaaattttaatacatCAGTGTAATAACTTGGaaaaacaatataaataatataaacctAATGTCCCGTACGTGTGTGCAATACACCTACATTATTCGTATCGCACAACATATCACACAATCAACTGAATCAACTGTTTGAATTATAGCGTAACTAACTTATCACAAAATTAAACGTTGCCCGTGACGTTACATCGCCGTATCGTAAGTATTTACTGTTTAGAAATTCTTTTGTAACCTATAGTTATGTTataatggtaaaattgaaacattccTCACCATTCAATAGTCTCAAATTATAACAAAGTACCGTCCTGATATCAAAGTGTAAAAGTTTCGACCATAGTCTTTCAAATAGGACAATATTTATGAGCTATTACACCTTATACACGTAATTCTATATTTTATGCaccgattttttcaatttcctccgCATCTTCTGCATCCAAATAGTGTATCTTTTTTCCAAAGTGTTTCTCTATATCTTGACAGACTTGCATCGCGTGCGATGAATCCACTAGATTAATGGCGATACCAGATTTTCCGAATCTGCCCGTGCGCCCGATCCTGTGTAGATAAGTTGCACAATCTGCTTGGCGGTCTTGGTCAATTGGTAGGTCGAAGTTCACAACGATTGTTACTTGCTCAACATCAATTCCTGAACAttgaaaaccaatttttcacaTGAAACAAAGTCTTACCATGATCAAAAGCAATACATATGACGACTTTCCGGGCGTTTCTACTTTCTTACCTCTAGCCAAGACATTTGTGGTGATGAGAACCTTTTCAAGACCCGCTCGAAACCTGTCTAAAACAGCAATGCGTTGCTCGACAGTCAGGTCACCAGATAAAACTGCCACAGCGTGACCATCTTTACTCATCTTTTCTGCTAGCCAGCCGGCTGTTTTTCTCGTCTGCATGAAATACAAAGTTATACaagtatatatttaaatttgagAATATTTATACAGAATATTTTAGCTGAAGTTAATTGTCGAGTGAATATTTCTTGATAAGAGAGGAACATGATTAGAAAAGATAGTACATAACcaacgtaaaaaaaagtaaaatgcaAATGTGTACACAATGTATTTACGTGACAGAAAATGATAGCTTGTCCAATTGTGATCACGCCATAAATATTGGTGATAGCTGTGTACTTTTCGTCCATGTTCTTGCACTTGACGTAGTACTGTTTGATGTTGTCCAAACTTTCCTCCTCTTTCAGCAAACGTATTATCAACGGATTGCTCACGATTATCTCAGCAAATTCCATCACTGCCGTTTCATACGTCGCAGAGAAAAACATCATCTGACAAGTGCGAGGAAGCAACCTAAAATATACAAGAGAGAATTCTGCTAATAAACTTAGTCAAAATAATAGATGGAATGTCTTTTAGGTCTGGCTAGTCATCTTACTTGTGGATCCGGATGCATTGATCCTGGTGTCCTTGAGTGGCAATCATTACATCTGCCTCGTCCAAAACAAAGACCGAGATTTTTCTCAGGTCAAAAAATCTGAACTTTATAGCCCAATCCAGAACTTTTCCCGGAGTTCCAATTATTATATGGTCGGTGATTTTCGTACCTCGAgcaactgaaataaaaatgtagagATTTCATGTAACTAGCAGATTCACTGACCAAGTTGAAACAAGAATATACTAGATTCTAAATTACTTTCTTCTCCTCGAACAGCATATTTCAGCTTAATTTCTGGACAAAATTGAGACATTTTTGCTGCAACTTCGCCAGTTTGAATGGCCAATTCATACGTAGGTGATAGACAGAGAACTTGGGGATAGTCCTTGTTGGGGTCTACTCGGCTTAGCATAGCTAGAACAAAGGCTGCAGTCTTGCCGGTACCAGACTGTGATTGCGCAATCATGTTTTGTGGTCTAAGAAACATAAGAAAAACTTGATCAATTCTTTATTCCATTGAAAAACCAGTTCGCATGTTTAGACTACTTATCGAAACTTACGGGTCTGCAAGTAGTGTTGGAAGAGCAGTCTCCTGAATTTTTGAAGGCGCGTTGAACCCCATTGCGTAAACTCCTTTCAAGAGTGCTGGCTTCCTGAAAAACCACAAGTTACCAGTTATTTGCGGTATCATGTATGCGAGTATAACTACTCAACATGGTAGTTTGGCACTTGACATTATACCTACTCTAATAGTGAGAATCGACTTTACTACGTAGTACATATTCTCAACTGCAACATGTAAGAGATGGATACCAAACAATACTAACAAATGGAGTGCTTCGAAGGTCTTAATGCTGTACAAAGGGGATGTGGGATCTTTTCGTTGAATCTCTAGATCCTTGGTGGTCTCAACCAGCCCTTTTCTGATAATCTTCTGCAGCAGTGATTTTTCTGCTGGTGATATCTGATCCTCGGTTTCATCGCTTTTCGACGATTCGCTTCCATCCTGTGGTGTTGTAGTAGGCTGGGATATACCCAAATTTGTCACCTTgatgataagaaaaataagattaatatataaaataaagctaaaagaaaaaaagcattttATTCCAAATAACTGACAAGAAGTAAAATTACTCAACAGTGAAATTGTCAGTTCCTTTAACATTTAGCACTTTAGTTTGCATATTCGTATGACACTGAAGCTCTGGCAACTGAGCGGCTAGATTGTCATCAGATATTAGCTAAGGTTTGTGCGTCGGACCTTCTCACCTACTAGTTCAAGCATTTAGAATCGTGGTTAATAATTGTATACTTGGATGACCGGATGGGCGAAGTATAAAGtacaaagtgacaaaaaatagCTCATATGCAACAGACTCATGGGATTGTGCGAATAAAACATTGCGAATACCCATTCTGAAACTATTTTGTACGAAAGACAATATTATCAAAAGCATTTGCAGGAAAAATGCATTAGTTGCGAAAGTTTACTTCGCCGGGTTTCGGAACGAAATCCTTGTCAAGCAAAATAATGGGTTTTTAGGTTATGCCGgagttattgaaaatattcgtacGTTACCTTGGAGGCAAGGCTTTCTTGCTCGTCGGTATATTTGGCCCAATCCACTTTCGGGGAAGCCATAATtgggaaaaatcgttaataGTGCTTGGAAAAATCTACCTCCTTCTCTCTCAATTCAAAAGCCctattttatcttatttttttgtcacttgCAAGCGTGCCCGCAAAGATCGCCCAGACAGCGACCTATTTCGACCTATCGCCATACTATCGTTTCACGGCGTATCGTGTTCAAAAATGTTCAGACCACGGCTAGAAGACCATGTTCCGTTCAATGTTCCGTTTTAATGTGAGCGCCATGCGTATTTCGCGTGTATTTGGCGGGAACACCGCACAAGTTGTATAACGCTACTCCAATttacttattgttaaattATTGAATGCGCCAGATTAATCGTTAGATTGACAGGATCGCATATAAAGCCATGGTATGAAAATACTCATTAAATAACCTTACTAACCACATTGCAACGAACTAAAGCGTGTGTTTTCAGAATGTAAGCGCACAGCAACCCAAAATGGAACGCACAACAATACAATTccataatatttttaccataACCACCCTATAgtgaattataataattgaatatcttGGAAATGCTGCTGCGTTTGACTATCCACAACTTTAATACAAAGCGGAATTATATACTTATTATCGTGAATTTACTTGTATTGCTGCAGGATGAATCAAGTAGCTCGTTGGATTTCTCATTACACAATGCAAACCCCCAGGATTTTACTTTGGAAGATACGTTGGGAGTATTGATGGATTTGAAATCGGAACGAGATCAGGAATTAGAACAATTGTACGATGTGCAAATAAATAACAAGCTTTTCGATTCGATCGATGAATCGAGAATCTCAGAAAAACGCCGTCAATACGTATCGAGTTTCATAAAACAGATATCCAATGATAAACCTGACGATTATCCCATTCCAAATACTTTGGATATGGTTTCAACCACTGTTGCAGCGTTAACTCAAGAAGTCCAGAATGCGCAAGAACAAGTTAAAATTCTCACTGAAAACCTAGAACGTACGGAGAAAGAAATTAGCCGGTAAGCTGCTTTACAgtcttttcaatttcactcaggttttcaatatttcaatagGGTgtcatatgtatgtataaaatatattagaCAGAATatcaattataaaattgcagattgaaggaaaagaagcaaggtattgaaaaaatgaaaaattcctgTTTAGCAGCCAATAACATCATAGCCAGTAAAACTTGGGCAGAAGAACTTCGTATAACACAGCAGATATTTAAGGAAGTTAAACAGGAAACGGTGAGCATAATTTCTAATAGATTAGTCATTCTGTAACTCTCACAGATGTATTATCAAGTaatgacgatttttttatattacagCAACGAGTCGTAGCAGAGATCTTTCCAGATAATGACCatgtgaagaattttttagcAGTAATATTCTCATCTTTATCAAATAATGTCAATATAGTTTATTATCTAACCATGAAAGAATAATACTGATTTTATACGTTTCAGGAATTGTGTTCCGCGTATTTTTCCAGCGGTGACAACGTATATGTAGATTTATTACCTGAAGTTGCAGATGCGGCTAATTTTCTGCTTGAAGCAGATTTAATTGTACGTCATCgatatgatgaaaataaagttAGGCTTATTGACCTGTATGTGAtcttaaattattttcatcttcgATTAACCCCTAATACATTGGTATATATTCCAACTCAACACAAAAGtttaaatacaaaattttcgcTTAACTCAAATGGCCAGTAACGCTCACTTCTTAGATCTAACAAATATTACTATAGTCATAATTATAGAGAATTGCAATCCCTACGTATTCCAATATTACTCCAACAAAAAAGTATCAAGGGTAAACCTAGCAtgtcaaatatttatacacaacTAGTGGTCAGTAACAAGTGGAAGGCTTACATAAACTTAGCGTAAATATTTACAACGTTTTATAAAAACGAATATGTTTATAACAGACTCAATCAAATTAGTTGAATCCAAACAGAATAACTGTTCAGCTGATGTATGGGTGTCGTGTTTTGGTACTTTTTCTACCAGAACGAACTCCATTGGTCAGTAACAAGTTTTCACCACATAAATGGGGCTCTCTCTCTTAAAATTCTGACACCAATTTGCTCCCACTCTTGACGACCAATCCATAACTCTTGTGCTGATTCTAAACAACTCAATATTGCTGCACCCTTCCAGGCTGTCATCCCTGGATCCATTTCCTTGGGTTGTGTTATAATGTCCAGTTGCTCTACAAAAgaataacaattattgaaaCCGAATGTTTAAATTCGAAGACAAATGTTTGTAATGTAACTCACCAGCCCTGTACATGTACGGAATTTGCAAGGATATTCTGTTATGCAGCCACATTCCTATTCCCTGGAACTTCATTCCGGATCCAACGACCAATATGCAGCTGTACATTTTACGTTTCAAGTCATCAGTCgctgcaaatgaaatttttcgaaaaattaaagacactggtattattttgaaaaaaatcaattgctAGATATGCTTTATGGCAAGTACTTATAGACGTACGGCATCGATCGATACTTTGCAGAACAGCGTGATCGAGCCCTAATAGTTGCTGGGGACCAACAACGAAATCGCGTGGGGTATCTAAGTCGCGAATTCCCAAACTGATGGGTGCTGAATCAACGGCATCAACGACTACCTCTTCCTCGCCTGTCACAGCTGGTGTAGCAACTTCCTCAGGCAGCTCTAATGTCTGCTCCAAATTCTCCTTTGCTCCGCGTCTCTAAATAAGGTGAATATGTTGAAACAGACATTTTGTAAATGGATGGTACTACTCTAtactttatttgaaaattggctctTATCTTCAAACATTCTTGCAATTTGTGCCAAGCAAATCACGTCAATATATATGACATTTCAACTTGCTTACGCTTGTCTctcgtaaataattttcatcatgCGGATCTTCTGGATCTCCCATCGAGCGTTTTTGTGTATGAACAGTGTGCATTCCAGTAACTTTAAACAACTCTGGTTGAAATAAACTCAAAGGTGCCACCAGGCATTCATCGCCAACCTATAATGTGATTTATGGAATGATTAAATATTTGTTCAGAAGGAATTTTAACCATGCAAACAACAATAACATGATACATTcttccaacatttttttgcatattacCTGCAATGTGTACTTCTCGGTTGGGATTTGAGGTTGTCGAACAATGAATGTCTTCTCTTGGGATCCACAGACATTCAAATCGACGTGACAAAAGTCCTTTTTCAATTGGTCTAGAAGCAATGCATCGAGTCTGTTAGATGCATTGCAAGTTTTATATGGAAATGCACACTTTTGTAATAGCCAGAAGAACGTTTGTGTAATATCTGCGCCTCCAAAGTCCATCCGTACTCGTGTATTTCTGTGAGAAATTCCATCTTCTACACAGGAGACTGAAGTTTTCTGATCTCCAACATCAACAACGCAAGCATATCCTAAACCAGCGCCAAACGTAGCCGCTACGTGATCCTAGCAACATTTGAAAGCTCTTAAAAGATGAAATAACTTCTGAGTAGTCGTAAAATCGTACATAAATGGGTTTTCATATCATATGCCAAACTGAAATTATAAGAACCTGTAACAGAAAACATCCTCCGAAGCCCATTTCACACAACAGAAGGGTTGTCAGTTCTTTCAAGTAATGTCTGTTGTAAATATCGGGTACAACGAGCACTGCTCGATAATGGCGTAGGTCTTTCAAGAGGAcgttcatttttttcgttaaaacATGTTCCCAGATTATCTTTAGATTTGCTAAAACAGCTCTAAGACTTCCTCCGGGTCCCGAGTGAACATTTAATTCACCTCTCTTGTATGGGAAATGAATATTGAAATCTGCCTCTGGATTGAGGGATAGTATATCATCACCCACAACCACTTCTTCATCAGTTTTTATCCATTCTCCACCGGATGGTGAGAGGGTTTCCGGATTCGATCTTCGATTGAAAGCAGCTATTTGCTGTGGAGGTGTTGCGTACCTTCTTCTTCCATCAGATTGCAAACAGGATTGTAAAGTGTGAGAAACTTGAAGGCGAGATTCTTCCATTGCTTGCGTGAGCTCTTTCGTCTACAAAAAATGGACAACGCTTATACTAAATAGATTATTGATAGTCTTGGTAGTAATTTATAGCTCCAAAATAACAGATATATTCAAGACAGTGTAAAGTCGAGGCTGTTATCAATACATTCTACACAATCAATAATGTACAtttaattcattaatttctaATTCAACATTGATA
Proteins encoded in this region:
- the LOC107219016 gene encoding DEAD-box helicase Dbp80 isoform X2; this translates as MQTKVLNVKGTDNFTVTNLGISQPTTTPQDGSESSKSDETEDQISPAEKSLLQKIIRKGLVETTKDLEIQRKDPTSPLYSIKTFEALHLKPALLKGVYAMGFNAPSKIQETALPTLLADPPQNMIAQSQSGTGKTAAFVLAMLSRVDPNKDYPQVLCLSPTYELAIQTGEVAAKMSQFCPEIKLKYAVRGEEIARGTKITDHIIIGTPGKVLDWAIKFRFFDLRKISVFVLDEADVMIATQGHQDQCIRIHKLLPRTCQMMFFSATYETAVMEFAEIIVSNPLIIRLLKEEESLDNIKQYYVKCKNMDEKYTAITNIYGVITIGQAIIFCHTRKTAGWLAEKMSKDGHAVAVLSGDLTVEQRIAVLDRFRAGLEKVLITTNVLARGIDVEQVTIVVNFDLPIDQDRQADCATYLHRIGRTGRFGKSGIAINLVDSSHAMQVCQDIEKHFGKKIHYLDAEDAEEIEKIGA
- the LOC107218922 gene encoding actin-related protein 8 isoform X1 yields the protein MPVFQESCAEQIQAQTIIIIHPGSMNLRMGRASDLNPNVLLNAVARKRLQGGLEYKDPILPSQVPKTKELTQAMEESRLQVSHTLQSCLQSDGRRRYATPPQQIAAFNRRSNPETLSPSGGEWIKTDEEVVVGDDILSLNPEADFNIHFPYKRGELNVHSGPGGSLRAVLANLKIIWEHVLTKKMNVLLKDLRHYRAVLVVPDIYNRHYLKELTTLLLCEMGFGGCFLLQDHVAATFGAGLGYACVVDVGDQKTSVSCVEDGISHRNTRVRMDFGGADITQTFFWLLQKCAFPYKTCNASNRLDALLLDQLKKDFCHVDLNVCGSQEKTFIVRQPQIPTEKYTLQVGDECLVAPLSLFQPELFKVTGMHTVHTQKRSMGDPEDPHDENYLRETSRRGAKENLEQTLELPEEVATPAVTGEEEVVVDAVDSAPISLGIRDLDTPRDFVVGPQQLLGLDHAVLQSIDRCRTSITTDDLKRKMYSCILVVGSGMKFQGIGMWLHNRISLQIPYMYRAEQLDIITQPKEMDPGMTAWKGAAILSCLESAQELWIGRQEWEQIGVRILRERAPFMW
- the LOC107218922 gene encoding actin-related protein 8 isoform X2; the encoded protein is MPVFQESCAEQIQAQTIIIIHPGSMNLRMGRASDLNPNVLLNAVARKRLQGGLEYKDPILPSQVPKTKELTQAMEESRLQVSHTLQSCLQSDGRRRYATPPQQIAAFNRRSNPETLSPSGGEWIKTDEEVVVGDDILSLNPEADFNIHFPYKRGELNVHSGPGGSLRAVLANLKIIWEHVLTKKMNVLLKDLRHYRAVLVVPDIYNRHYLKELTTLLLCEMGFGGCFLLQDHVAATFGAGLGYACVVDVGDQKTSVSCVEDGISHRNTRVRMDFGGADITQTFFWLLQKCAFPYKTCNASNRLDALLLDQLKKDFCHVDLNVCGSQEKTFIVRQPQIPTEKYTLQVGDECLVAPLSLFQPELFKVTGMHTVHTQKRSMGDPEDPHDENYLRETSRRGAKENLEQTLELPEEVATPAVTGEEEVVVDAVDSAPISLGIRDLDTPRDFVVGPQQLLGLDHAVLQSIDRCPTDDLKRKMYSCILVVGSGMKFQGIGMWLHNRISLQIPYMYRAEQLDIITQPKEMDPGMTAWKGAAILSCLESAQELWIGRQEWEQIGVRILRERAPFMW
- the LOC107218148 gene encoding uncharacterized protein LOC107218148: MDESSSSLDFSLHNANPQDFTLEDTLGVLMDLKSERDQELEQLYDVQINNKLFDSIDESRISEKRRQYVSSFIKQISNDKPDDYPIPNTLDMVSTTVAALTQEVQNAQEQVKILTENLERTEKEISRLKEKKQGIEKMKNSCLAANNIIASKTWAEELRITQQIFKEVKQETQRVVAEIFPDNDHVKNFLAELCSAYFSSGDNVYVDLLPEVADAANFLLEADLIVRHRYDENKVRLIDLYVILNYFHLRLTPNTLVYIPTQHKSLNTKFSLNSNGQ
- the LOC107219016 gene encoding DEAD-box helicase Dbp80 isoform X1, with the translated sequence MASPKVDWAKYTDEQESLASKVTNLGISQPTTTPQDGSESSKSDETEDQISPAEKSLLQKIIRKGLVETTKDLEIQRKDPTSPLYSIKTFEALHLKPALLKGVYAMGFNAPSKIQETALPTLLADPPQNMIAQSQSGTGKTAAFVLAMLSRVDPNKDYPQVLCLSPTYELAIQTGEVAAKMSQFCPEIKLKYAVRGEEIARGTKITDHIIIGTPGKVLDWAIKFRFFDLRKISVFVLDEADVMIATQGHQDQCIRIHKLLPRTCQMMFFSATYETAVMEFAEIIVSNPLIIRLLKEEESLDNIKQYYVKCKNMDEKYTAITNIYGVITIGQAIIFCHTRKTAGWLAEKMSKDGHAVAVLSGDLTVEQRIAVLDRFRAGLEKVLITTNVLARGIDVEQVTIVVNFDLPIDQDRQADCATYLHRIGRTGRFGKSGIAINLVDSSHAMQVCQDIEKHFGKKIHYLDAEDAEEIEKIGA